In the genome of Streptomyces sp. NBC_00433, the window CTAATAGGATCTTGAGTTTCCTCATGCCGCCCCCATAGATCGACAGTTGTTCCGGTCAGATGCTTAGCTGACGGGCTGCTCGGGCGATCTCCGCAAGCAGCTCCTGGGCCGTGCCGCAGGTCCGGCGCCGGCAGGTCGGTCAGCCGCCGGGCGCCGTGCGTTGTCGAGCAGGGCCGAGACGACCAGGTGGAACCGGCCGTCGTCGACCATCTCCATACGGATCGAGCCGCCGGTGTCGACGGCGGCCGGCAGCGCCCGCGCGGAGGCGGTCTCCGTCGCCGGCGACCTGACACGGTAACCCCGTGCGAGGGAACGGATGTCGGACATCGCCTCCCGTGAGATGCCCAGGAGCGACAGGCGCGTCGTACCGTGGACGGCCGAGCCGGCGAGGAAGGTCGCCCCGGTGCGCCCGGCGGCGGTCCGCCAGGTCGCGTGGGTGCGCGGGCAGTTGGGGCGGACCAGCGCGGCGGGGACCGGGGACAGCGCCCAAGCGGTGGTGCCGGCGAACAGCAGCAGGCAGGATCCGGCCCGGAACCCCGCATCCGCCCCCCAACTATGTCCGAAAAAAGCGCACGGCAGGACGACGCACAGCCCTTGCGCGGACAGCGTCGCGACCCGGTGCGTGCGTGGCGGGTGCGGTGCGTCCGGTGCGGTGCGCAGATACCCGGTGGTGAACACGCCGGCAACGAAAAGGGCCTCGACGCTGAAGTCGAGGCCCCACGGCCGCCGCCCCGGGCAGGCGCTGAGCAGGGCGATGAGCAGGTAGCAGGCGAGCATCATCGACATGATCGAGCGGACCGGGTGGGTGAGCGGCGTTCCCAGAGGTCCGCTCCGGCCATGTGCGGGGTCGCCGTCAGGATCGGCTGCGATGACCACCACAAACCTCCGGGGAGCGAGTGAATCGGACTCGGAAGTGGAGCGACCCGTAGCCGGACGACGGGTCTTGGACCGGGGCTTCTCGCTGATCTGGTACGACAACAGGTCCGGCTCCCGGCCGTGCGGGCTACGGACACCGGGCCCCGGCCCGGGGCACGGCTGGGGCGCAGATGGTGGCCCGGGCAGACGGGGCGGCCGGCGGGACACAGGTGGCACACGAGCGACCAGTGCCGCGTCGCCCGCCCCCGCCGCTGTGGCGCGGCGGGCCGGGCTGCGGGCGATCGGCTCGCCCGCTGTCGCGGCCTTCCGGGACGACGGTTCTGTCGAGGTTCGATTCACCGCAGTATGCGTGAGCCGCCGGTCCAGCGGTAGTCGGGGTCTCACATGGCGGCGGTCGCCGGGACCGGTTCCGCGCCCCCCGCGGCGGGGCGGTCGCGTGCGACGAGGCAGGTCAGAATGCCGCGGCCCGACCGGCAGTGAACAGGCGCTAACCTGCGAGGAATTCCTCCTGGATTGCGGCGAACCCGTCCCACCGGGCGCGTCCGGGGCAGTGCGGGCGCCGCCGGTGGCGCCGGTGGCGGTGCCCGGGGAGCGCTGCCGGCGGCACTCCCCGCGGTGCTCCGGCGTACCGGACGCGGTCACCTCGCCCGTCCGGGCGCGGCCGGTGGTCCGATGGGCCGGCGGTGGCTGGTGGGCCCACCGGGATGAGGGTGATCAGGCCGTTGTGCCCTCCACGGATGGCGGGCGGGGCCGCACGGGTTTTGTTACGGCCGAAGTCGAGAAAAACCCTGTTATCACGATGCCGACGCAGTCCCCGGGTCTGCTAAACAGTGTCTCCTCTCGCCGCGGTGGCCGCCGAGCCTGATTTAGGGAGCAGCCATGACTACTGGCCCGATCCTCGATCCGCGGGTCCTCGGTAGAGCCGAGACGGCCCACCGGGCGCTGCTGGACGCCGTCCTGGGGGAGGCCGGCGCCTCGCACCAGCAGTGGATCGCACTCAACATCAGCACGCTGAGCCCGACACAACTGGACCGGGACCGGCTGGTCGCCCGGCTGGCGATCGCGACGAAGGTGGACCGGCATTCGGCCGCCGCCGTGGTCGGCGAACTGCTGGCGGCGGGACTGCTGGCGATCGTGCCCGGCGGGGGCTGCCCGGTCCGTGCCACCGCCGAGGGGCTGGAGTTCCAGCGCCGCATCCGGGGCGTGTTCGACGAGGCCATCACCCGGCTCTACCTCGGCATTCCGGCGGAGGACCTGACGGTCACCAGCCGCACCCTGGTGGAGATGACCGCCCGGATCGACGCCGAGCTGCTGGAGCGTCCGCCGGCCCGGCGCACCGGCTGGCGGGTCCCGCCGGCGGCACCCGGCGCAGCGGTGTGAGACCGGTTCCCGCGCACCGCCGGGGAGCGGGGATTGACGCCGGCTCAGGGCACGTGTCACGATAACGGCCAACGGCAGATTTGTGCCCCGATCCGAATCCGCCGTCCTCCTGAACAGCCCCGCACGATGCGGCCGGACCTGCGGTTCCGTGCGATGACGTAGTTCGGTAACCGGCGGCGCCTCCTGCGCCGCTTTTTTCGTGCCCCCGACTCCCGCCAGGTTCCCGCAGGCGTCGCCCGCGCGGCGCCACGCTGCTTCCGCGGCCGGGCCCTGCCCGTAGAGCGGCCTCCCCGCGCGGATCCGCCCGGCCGCGGATTCCCCAGCCCCACCGCCGGCCCTGTCGCCGCTCCCGCGTATTGCCGCCCGCGGGCGGTGACGGGCCGGTCGATCGCGGTCCGGCCCGTCACTTCCCACCCGCGCCGCCGCCTGGTTCGTATCCGGATCGGGGCGGGCGGGTCTTTCCTGTCCTTCCTCCCGCTGAAGGGAAGTCGCTGTGAGCTCGATTGCTGGAACGTGGGATGTGACCGTGAAGTCCCCGGTGGGTGATCTGGCGGTGGTCTACACCTTCACCGATGCCGCCGGCCTGGTGGCGGGCACCGCCGCCAGTGACGCCGAGACGGTGTCGCTGGCGAATGTGGTCAGCAAGGAGACCCCGGAGGGCCGCCAGGTGACCTGGCGCCAGTCGGTGACCAAGCCCGCGAAGCTGAACCTCGAATTCGACGTCACCTTCGCCGGTGACACCCTGTCCGGCTATTCCAAGGTCAGCCGGCTGCTGCCGAAGATCGGCGTCACGGGATCGCGTCGGGCCTGACGGCTGCCGGCTG includes:
- a CDS encoding MarR family transcriptional regulator; translated protein: MTTGPILDPRVLGRAETAHRALLDAVLGEAGASHQQWIALNISTLSPTQLDRDRLVARLAIATKVDRHSAAAVVGELLAAGLLAIVPGGGCPVRATAEGLEFQRRIRGVFDEAITRLYLGIPAEDLTVTSRTLVEMTARIDAELLERPPARRTGWRVPPAAPGAAV